In Carya illinoinensis cultivar Pawnee chromosome 10, C.illinoinensisPawnee_v1, whole genome shotgun sequence, one DNA window encodes the following:
- the LOC122278486 gene encoding protein FAR1-RELATED SEQUENCE 5-like, with amino-acid sequence MQYKNPRFFALMDLDDDGRLKNVFWADPRNRAAYQYFGDVVTFDTTYLTNRYGMPFAPFVGVNHHGQSILLGAGLISSEDTETFVWLFQTWLQCMDGIAPKAIITDQDRAMKNAISIVFPESRHRFCLWHILKKVPEKLGSYGSYKTGMKTTLMKCVYDSQTREEFENCWDQFITPYNLGDNVWLKSLYTEREYWVPAFLRDVFWAGMSTTQRSESMNAFFDGCVHSKTNLKEFVDQYDNALKKKIENENVADFHSFNVTIPCISRSPIEKRFQDLYTNGKFREV; translated from the coding sequence ATGCAGTACAAAAATCCGAGGTTCTTTGCATTAATGGACCTGGATGATGATGGTAGGTTAAAGAATGTATTCTGGGCAGACCCCCGTAATCGAGCTGCGTACCAATATTTCGGTGATGTGGtcacattcgacaccacatacctgACGAACCGatatgggatgccctttgcaccatttgttggtgtaaaccaccatgggcaATCAATTTTGTTGGGAGCTGGCTTGATTTCCTCAGAGGATACTGAGACGTTCGTGTGGTTATTCCAGACCTGGTTGcagtgtatggatggtatagcGCCGAAGGCTATTATTACTGATCAAGACAGAGCGATGAAAAATGCCATTTCAATTGTTTTCCCCGAAAGCCGACATCGATTTTGTCTTTGGCATATACTTAAGAAAGTCCCAGAAAAGCTTGGAAGCTATGGTTCCTACAAAACTGGAATGAAAACTACACTaatgaaatgtgtgtatgacTCCCAAACTCGGGAAGAGTTCGAGAATTGTTGGGATCAGTTCATCACCCCGTACAACTTGGGTGATAATGTGTGGTTGAAGAGCTTATACACTGAGCGTGAGTACTGGGTACCGGCATTTTTGAGAGATGttttttgggctggaatgagtacaactcagcggagtgagagcatgaatgccTTTTTTGATGGTTGTGTTCATTCTAAgacaaacttgaaagagtttgtcgatCAATATGATAATgcattgaagaagaaaattgagaacgAAAATGTAGCGGACTTCCACTCATTTAATGTCACAATTCCCTGCATCTCTAGATCTCCAATTGAAAAGAGATTTCAAGATTTGTACACCAATGGAAAGTTTAGGGAAGTTTAG